Proteins found in one Homalodisca vitripennis isolate AUS2020 chromosome 4, UT_GWSS_2.1, whole genome shotgun sequence genomic segment:
- the LOC124359876 gene encoding protein takeout-like — MWTAQFLVFVWASISVSALKLPTYIKACSRNDPQLNECVVKQGIAAIPNFIHGDTKYRVPNLDPLDIEELSVRQGTRQVGLNLVIRQCKLHGLSNAVFTKARMDMKKRHVEWDFINTKGLQILGTYNISGQVLILPIIGSGDANITITGLTITYKYDFDLVKKNDGKEYMNLTTSELLFDIGYAYFHLDNLFNGDKLLGDNMNIFLNENWKDLVKEFGPAVGSALGEVFRRLLTNIHGLVPYDVVYPVT, encoded by the exons ATGTGGACGGCCCAGTTTCTAGTATTCGTATGGGCGTCGATATCGGTTTCAGCACTAAAATTAC CAACTTATATTAAAGCATGTAGTCGCAATGATCCCCAGCTAAACGAATGTGTGGTTAAGCAAGGAATAGCTGCCATCCCCAATTTCATCCATG GAGACACAAAGTACCGGGTGCCGAACTTGGACCCTCTGGACATAGAGGAATTGTCAGTGCGACAAGGCACACGTCAAGTCGGCCTGAACCTTGTGATCCGACAATGTAAACTACACGGTCTGAGCAATGCTGTCTTCACGAAAGCCAG AATGGACATGAAAAAAAGGCACGTTGAGTGGGATTTTATAAACACCAAAGGACTACAAATCCTCGGCACTTACAACATATCGGGTCAGGTACTGATACTGCCCATTATCGGGTCCGGTGATGCCAACATCACTATCA CTGGATTGACGATCACTTACAAATATGACTTTGACCTGGTGAAAAAGAACGATGGAAAAGAATATATGAACTTGACGACTAGTGAGCTTCTCTTCGACATCGGCTATGCTTACTTCCATCTGGATAATCTCTTCAATGGTGACAAGCtccttg GTGacaatatgaatattttcttgaacGAGAACTGGAAGGATCTGGTGAAGGAATTCGGCCCGGCAGTGGGGAGTGCCCTTGGGGAGGTGTTCAGACGTCTTCTGACCAACATACATGGACTTGTACCGTACGATGTGGTGTACCCAGTCACATAG